The DNA region TCCAGCGACGGGTTGCACTTTGCTGTGAGAGTCTGTAAATGCCATTGCATAAATGCCATGCCAATCACCATCCTCATCATATCTGTATTTTCCTATCCCTAGCCCCCAAGGTTGTTCGTTGTAACCATCTATTTTTTCTTGGCTGTAATAATGTCGATTGTGCCATGTGTTGATTGGCACATAAAGTTCGTAATTACTAGCGCTCCATGTTTCAGATAAGGTGTTTTTTGCATCAGACCATATGCCATATGAAGTGGTATCGGCAACAGCGTTGAGATGAATGATGGGTGTGAGTAAGGCGATTGCTGTGAGCTTTCTAATCATGAGTAATCATACTATTGTTTGAGCTTGAGTCCTAATATGCAAAATTAAGTTACAATATTGCAAGGTTGTAGCGCTTTGAAATTAAACGCGAATCGCTTTTAGATTCTGGTGTTTAAGTACATAAGTCATATACTTTTAGTTTAAAAATTCAAGAAAATTCAGGGGTAGCATGCCTAGAAAATTAGTGGTTGCCAATTGGAAAATGCATGGCAACTTAACATCGAATCAGCAGCTTTTAATAGCTTACCTTGATCGATTAAGTGCG from Methylotenera sp. L2L1 includes:
- the pagP gene encoding lipid IV(A) palmitoyltransferase PagP yields the protein MIRKLTAIALLTPIIHLNAVADTTSYGIWSDAKNTLSETWSASNYELYVPINTWHNRHYYSQEKIDGYNEQPWGLGIGKYRYDEDGDWHGIYAMAFTDSHSKVQPVAGYAFQKMWRPSNNVRLGAGYTLGVTLREDFNYMPLPVIAPLASIEYKQLALQSTYIFGGKGNGNILFTWIKWQVN